The following proteins come from a genomic window of Ilumatobacter coccineus YM16-304:
- a CDS encoding glycosyltransferase has product MVEDDNGLDTLEMAVSVIIPTFNRRDRLERVLRALEHQTHRGPLEVVVVSDGSTDGSHEFLRSHGLDLDVMAVQIDNSGPAVARNVGIDHASKDLVLFLDDDVVPEPDLVEQHVREHGNSGNRHLVVIGPMLSPVDAEYEPWVEWEQFQLSKQYQSLGENDVEPSYRQFYTGNASLFREHLVRLGGFDSSFRRAEDVELAFRLHQAGLVFRFCPTARGMHYAERPFSSWRAMAFAYGRNNVIFARTGQDFMLRSMAEEFDERHGLQRVLVQRIVGGRLMEPTQFVLERLMRLSAALRARSLTRNLLSAMYGLDFYQGVAQELGSREELLTLLGRLGTDPDTFTPFFVLEQTLGHVTHTKNLVAALHNSQSLQLAVIPVEPGLGRFGSRLPGWSNWTVRAGLRARLGLRRVQRRYPDVTAHALFVHSQVPAVLLGRRLRSLPSVVSLDATPLQYDSLGASYSHEVGSRLAERIKLALNRRCFASADRLVTWSSWAKDGLCDDYGVRPDDVTVIPPGVDLEIWERPERTPTAGPVGILFVGGDLERKGGNLLLAAAATLANSDVPDFEIHIVTKTEISAPPPGVTVHHSLTANSPELIELYHRCEIFCLPTAGDCLPMVLAEAGAAGMALVSTDVGAISEIVRPGETGSLVPVGDERALSACLDGLLRDSALRQRFGRSAQELIRTEHDARKNARRLVELLADVAEFTLPPDWHVEDFGFDTATLRTASRTRGNEFEEVDRPPREIDGDRRGVVEHRPRG; this is encoded by the coding sequence GTGGTCGAAGACGACAACGGGTTGGACACGCTCGAAATGGCGGTGAGCGTGATCATCCCCACGTTCAATCGCCGCGACCGCCTGGAACGCGTCTTGCGAGCGTTGGAGCACCAGACGCATCGAGGGCCACTGGAAGTCGTGGTGGTGTCCGACGGTTCGACCGACGGATCTCACGAGTTCCTCAGATCCCACGGGCTCGATCTCGATGTCATGGCCGTGCAGATCGACAACTCGGGACCCGCCGTCGCCCGCAACGTCGGCATCGACCATGCCAGCAAGGACCTCGTGCTGTTCCTGGATGACGACGTCGTTCCAGAGCCCGACCTCGTCGAACAGCACGTCCGCGAGCACGGCAACAGCGGCAATCGCCACCTCGTGGTGATCGGGCCGATGCTCTCGCCGGTCGACGCCGAGTATGAGCCCTGGGTCGAGTGGGAGCAGTTCCAACTCTCCAAGCAGTACCAGTCGCTTGGAGAGAACGACGTCGAACCGTCGTATCGGCAATTCTACACGGGCAACGCCTCGCTGTTCCGTGAGCATCTGGTCCGCCTCGGTGGATTCGACAGTTCGTTCCGACGAGCAGAAGATGTCGAACTCGCGTTCCGGTTGCACCAGGCCGGACTCGTGTTTCGATTCTGTCCGACCGCGCGCGGCATGCACTACGCCGAGCGACCGTTCTCGTCATGGCGGGCCATGGCCTTCGCGTACGGCCGCAACAACGTGATCTTCGCCCGGACCGGTCAGGATTTCATGTTGCGATCGATGGCGGAGGAGTTCGACGAGCGACACGGTCTGCAGCGGGTCCTCGTCCAGCGAATCGTCGGCGGGAGGCTGATGGAGCCGACTCAGTTCGTGCTCGAGCGCCTCATGCGATTGTCGGCAGCGTTGCGCGCCCGGTCGCTCACCCGAAACCTGCTCAGTGCGATGTACGGTCTCGACTTCTATCAGGGCGTCGCTCAGGAACTCGGTTCCCGAGAGGAATTGCTCACGCTCCTCGGGCGACTCGGCACGGATCCGGACACCTTCACGCCGTTCTTCGTGCTCGAACAAACGCTGGGTCACGTGACGCACACGAAGAACCTGGTGGCGGCCTTGCACAACAGCCAGTCATTGCAATTGGCCGTGATCCCGGTCGAACCCGGACTCGGGCGGTTCGGGTCGCGCTTGCCTGGATGGTCGAACTGGACCGTGCGCGCTGGGTTGAGGGCACGTCTCGGTCTCCGCCGGGTTCAGCGGCGATATCCGGACGTCACGGCTCACGCCTTGTTCGTCCACAGCCAGGTTCCGGCAGTCCTGCTGGGCCGTCGGCTTCGATCGCTGCCGAGTGTCGTTTCGCTCGACGCGACGCCGCTGCAGTACGACTCACTCGGAGCCTCGTATTCGCACGAGGTTGGTTCTCGACTCGCCGAGCGGATCAAGCTGGCACTGAATCGCCGGTGTTTCGCGTCTGCCGATCGGCTGGTGACGTGGTCGTCGTGGGCGAAGGATGGGTTGTGTGACGACTACGGAGTGCGGCCCGACGACGTCACCGTGATCCCACCGGGTGTCGATCTCGAAATCTGGGAGCGTCCGGAGCGAACTCCTACCGCTGGGCCGGTCGGCATCCTCTTCGTCGGCGGCGACCTGGAACGCAAGGGGGGTAATCTGCTGCTCGCGGCTGCGGCCACGCTGGCGAACTCGGACGTTCCCGACTTCGAGATCCACATCGTGACGAAGACTGAGATCTCGGCACCACCTCCAGGTGTGACGGTGCACCACTCACTCACGGCCAACAGCCCCGAGTTGATCGAGCTCTACCATCGCTGTGAGATCTTCTGTCTACCGACGGCCGGAGACTGCCTGCCGATGGTCCTCGCCGAAGCCGGAGCGGCTGGCATGGCGCTGGTGTCGACCGACGTGGGAGCGATTTCGGAAATCGTCCGACCGGGCGAGACGGGCTCCCTCGTCCCCGTCGGCGACGAACGTGCGCTGTCGGCGTGCCTGGACGGACTGCTGCGTGACTCAGCGCTTCGTCAACGGTTCGGCCGTTCGGCGCAGGAGCTGATCCGAACCGAGCACGATGCGCGCAAGAACGCACGCCGTCTGGTCGAATTGCTGGCCGATGTCGCCGAGTTCACGTTGCCGCCCGACTGGCACGTCGAAGATTTCGGATTCGACACGGCGACCCTTCGGACGGCGTCACGAACTCGTGGGAACGAGTTCGAGGAGGTTGATCGACCACCCAGGGAGATCGACGGTGATCGACGAGGGGTCGTCGAACACCGGCCTCGAGGTTGA